The Streptomyces sp. 135 sequence GACCGCTGGAGCCCCACCCACCTCGCGCAGGTGCTGGCCCGGTTCGACGCCGGCGAGTCCTGGGTGGTGGCGGCCGGCACCTACGTCGACGACCAAGGGGACGTGAAAGTGCCCGCCCACATACTCGGCAGCGTGTGGCATCCGGAACTCCAGGTCCTCGCCTCCCTCTTCGAGCCCTCCAGGGTCGCGCACCGCCGCGCCCTGCTCGACCGGCTCGGCGGCTGGTCCGAGGGCCAGGGGATCAACCGGGACGACTGGGAGCTGTGGCTGCGGTTCACCGACGACGGCCAGCCCGTCGCCATCGCGGGCGAGGCGACGGTGCGGATCAGGGCCGGTCTGACGACGATGCGGCACACCGACGCGTACGCCGCTGACGCCCACCCGATCGTGCTGGGCCGCGCCGGTTCCGCGCGCGCGGCGCGGGCAACCCTCGACGAACTGCGCTCCGCGCCGCTGCGCGAACGGTTCCACGAGCTGCACCGCTCGTCGACCCGGGACTGGCTGGCGGAGATCCTGTCGTCCGAGCGGGCCGCGCTGCCGCCCGGCGTGACGTGCCAGGAGGCGCTCGGCGAGTGGGACACGCTCCACGCGGGGCCGCGGCCGGACGGACCGCAGCCGCTGGTCGACGAACTCGTCGCCGACGGGGCCGACATCGTCCACCCCGTGCCGTGCCTGACCCGCGCGCACGGGCAGCGGATCGAGCGGCTGCTGCGGCACAGGGACCGGCGGCGGCTGGACCTCGTGGCCGACACCGTGGCGCGGCACGCGGTGTGAAGCCGCACTTCGGGCGCCGGGTTCGCCCGCTCCGGTGGCCCACTCGCGGAGTATGCCCCGCCCGGGACGTTTTCCGTAAGCGGGTGGTAGGCATTTTCGCCGCCATCTGAAACTTATTGCGGTGCTGTTCGCGGCCGGTAAGACTGCCGGGGCTTTGCGAACTCGGTGACTGGGACCGGGTTTTAATCCACCGATCAGGGGGGAACCAGTGCAGCGAATCCATTTCTCTGTGCAAGACCTGACGCGAATCACCATCGCGCCCGGTGGGGACCCCGTGATGGAAACGGCTTTCGCGGCCGATCTGTTACTGCGCCGGGGCGGCGGCGCGGTCTTCGCCCGCTGGCGAGACCTGGTGGGGCAATCGGCGGCGCTACGACATCTCGCGCACCGCCCGGGCCTGCCAGGACCCGCCCGCTCCTTCTCCCGCACCACCGGGCTGCCCCCCGGCGCCCGGCGCTCCCCGGGCCTCGGCGGGGAGACAGCAGCCGCCTTCCGCGACAGGGCCGTCGCGCCCTACTGGCGCCGCGTCAACGCCTACCTCAAGGCCGACGCCGCGCACCGCGGGCGCATCTTCCTCGGCAGCGGCGTCGAGGGCCTCTTCGCAACCCTGCACACGCGCGCCGGGTGGCGCCCCCCGGTCCTGGAGCTGGACAACGGACTCGACGAGGACATCTATCCGGACGGCATGGACCTGACCCTCATGCCGTCGCTGTTCCTGCACGGCAGGCCGGTCGTGCGCACCGGCCCCGGCGCCCAGGGCACGACGCTCGTCCTGGTCTACCCCGTACCGCTGGACACGGTCACCGCCGCGACCCTGTGGGACGGCCCGACGCACCAGGGCAAGGCGCTGGGCGCGCTGATGGGCCGCACCCGGGCGGGCATCCTGCACGCGCTGACCGAGAGCTGCACCACCACCCAGCTCGGGCGCAGGCTCGGCATCTCCGTCGCCGCCGCCAGCCAGCACACCACGGTGCTGCGGGCGGCGGGGCTCGTCACCAGCAGCCGCAACCTCAACACGGTGCTGCACTCGCTGACCCCGCTGGGCTCGACCCTGCTGAACGACGGCAAGGCGCGCGGCGAGACGCTGCTGGAGCGCAGCGGCGTGTCCTGAACGGGGGACGAGCGGCCCCGCCGGAACTGACACCCACCTCGACAGGCGGCCACCGCCAGGGAGAAGACCTCAGTGGGGCACACCATGACCGAGAACGTCGCACGCGCCGAAGCGCTCAGCACCCTGCTGCGCGAGCACGCGCGCGACCACGCAGAGCGCGACGCCGTCATCTTCGTCCACGACGCCGCCGAGGCGCGGGCGCACACGCTGACCTACGCCCAGCTGGACCGCCGCGCCGCCCTGATCGCGGAGGAACTGACGGCGACCCTGGAGCGCGGTGACCGGGTGCTGCTGCTCTACCCGCAGGGCACCGAGTGCGTCGCGGCGTTCTTCGGATGCCTGTACGCG is a genomic window containing:
- a CDS encoding glycosyltransferase family A protein → MSPDDSRIDVLCATYNRSALLRGAIESVLAQTVRDWHLVIVSDASTDDTADVVAEYDDPRITFLECTPRRRPGGPRNVGLAASSAPLVAYLDDDDRWSPTHLAQVLARFDAGESWVVAAGTYVDDQGDVKVPAHILGSVWHPELQVLASLFEPSRVAHRRALLDRLGGWSEGQGINRDDWELWLRFTDDGQPVAIAGEATVRIRAGLTTMRHTDAYAADAHPIVLGRAGSARAARATLDELRSAPLRERFHELHRSSTRDWLAEILSSERAALPPGVTCQEALGEWDTLHAGPRPDGPQPLVDELVADGADIVHPVPCLTRAHGQRIERLLRHRDRRRLDLVADTVARHAV
- a CDS encoding winged helix-turn-helix domain-containing protein, coding for METAFAADLLLRRGGGAVFARWRDLVGQSAALRHLAHRPGLPGPARSFSRTTGLPPGARRSPGLGGETAAAFRDRAVAPYWRRVNAYLKADAAHRGRIFLGSGVEGLFATLHTRAGWRPPVLELDNGLDEDIYPDGMDLTLMPSLFLHGRPVVRTGPGAQGTTLVLVYPVPLDTVTAATLWDGPTHQGKALGALMGRTRAGILHALTESCTTTQLGRRLGISVAAASQHTTVLRAAGLVTSSRNLNTVLHSLTPLGSTLLNDGKARGETLLERSGVS